From the Armatimonadota bacterium genome, one window contains:
- a CDS encoding prepilin-type N-terminal cleavage/methylation domain-containing protein, with protein MKKGFTLIELLVVIAIIAILAAILFPVFAQAREKARQSMCGSNIRQIGMASQMYLQDFDEMYPMYQYSVAVAAPPGFCRNEFSGQSITIGFLLLLQPYSKNNLYSRCPTAKEANESTAVGRRLACEGRIGYGMAYPTPGWFAFNGKIENPAGHLYLMDSKPDGSQSLPIHESTGAYMNHVTTPFGAYQVSGAICDWHQRPHARHNEMVMVCYIDGHAGASPFQKVYGVRESQCEGINCCNLTLNPANYPELWELWK; from the coding sequence ATGAAAAAGGGCTTCACGCTGATCGAACTGCTGGTAGTGATCGCCATTATCGCGATTTTGGCGGCGATACTCTTCCCTGTCTTTGCGCAGGCAAGAGAGAAGGCGCGCCAATCGATGTGCGGCAGCAACATCCGGCAGATCGGTATGGCTTCGCAGATGTATCTGCAGGACTTTGACGAGATGTACCCCATGTACCAATACTCGGTCGCCGTTGCGGCGCCTCCGGGATTCTGCCGAAACGAGTTTAGCGGACAATCGATCACCATCGGATTTCTATTGCTGCTTCAGCCCTACTCCAAGAACAATCTCTACTCTCGCTGCCCGACCGCTAAAGAAGCGAACGAATCGACCGCGGTGGGTCGGCGTTTGGCCTGCGAGGGTCGGATTGGGTATGGGATGGCCTATCCGACGCCAGGATGGTTTGCGTTCAACGGCAAGATTGAAAACCCTGCCGGGCATCTCTACCTCATGGACTCGAAGCCGGACGGATCGCAGAGCCTGCCCATCCACGAGAGCACGGGCGCCTACATGAACCACGTTACGACGCCGTTCGGCGCGTATCAGGTGAGCGGCGCGATCTGCGATTGGCACCAGCGTCCCCATGCCCGACATAACGAGATGGTGATGGTCTGCTACATCGACGGGCATGCGGGCGCGTCGCCCTTCCAAAAGGTGTACGGCGTGCGAGAAAGCCAATGCGAGGGGATCAATTGCTGCAACCTGACGCTCAATCCGGCCAACTATCCCGAACTGTGGGAGCTTTGGAAGTAA